The window ATGGGCGATGTTGTCGGAGACCTGCTTCAGGCCCTCGTTCAGCATGGCGATCCTGGCCAGCATCGAATTGAGGTTTTCTGACAGGCGGTCGAATTCGTCGCCGGCGCCGGTGACCGGCAGCCGTCCGCTGAGATCGCCGCCCATGATGCGGCGGCTGGCGTCGGAGACGCTGTCGATGCGCTTCAGCGCGGCGCGCCCGACAAAGAACCAGATCAGGATGCCGCCAAGGCCCATCATGCCGAGCGCCAGGGTCAGCGCGCGGCTGATGACGGCGCGGAAGCGCTCGGGCTCGCCGAGGTCGCGGCCGACCAGCATGATCATCTGGTTAGGCAGCCTCAGCACCAGCGCGATGGCGTTGTGACCCTTCTCACCTGTCGATTGTGGTGTGTTGCCCTCGTTGGCCGGGGGCGCGGACTGGTCCGAACCGCCGCTGCGCAGACGATCGAGCTCGCCCTCGCCGAAGCGCTGGTAGGAAAAGGGCTCGGTCGTCCAACCCTCCGTCTCGATGACTCCCGGCTCCAGGCTCTGCACATTGCCGGTCAGGATCTGGCCGTTGGCGTCGGCGATCAGATAGAGATTGGCGCCGGGCTGACGCGAGCGGGCTTCGACGACACGCACCAGCACCGGCAGGCCGCCGCGCTGATAGGCGCGGGCCAGGCCCAGCACCTCGTCGTTGATGGTCTCCTGCGTCTGCGCAGTCAGCATGCGCGCCGACAGCGACGTCATGTAGAGGACGAGCAGCACCGCGCAGAGCGCGAAAAGCAGAAGATAAAGCGCCGAAAGCCGGGCCGCCGTCGTCTTCATGATGGCCGGCAGGGAAAGAGCCATCTTGCTCCCTAGCCGCCCTTCAGCATGTAGCCGGCGCCGCGGATCGTGTGCAGGATCGGCTTGTCGAAGCCCTTCTCGATCTTGCCGCGCAGCCGCGAGACATGGACGTCGATGACGTTGGTCTGCGGATCGAAGTGATAATCCCAGACATTCTCGAGCAGCATGGTGCGCGTCACCACCTGGCCGGCATGGCGCATCAGATATTCGAGCAGGCGGAACTCGCGCGGCTGCAGCGTGATGTCGCGGCCGGCGCGCTTGACCGAATGCGAAAGCCGGTCGAGCTCGAGGTCGCCGACCCGGTAGACGGTCTCGGATTCACGTGCGCCGGCGCGCCGGTTCAGCACCTCGACGCGGGCAAGCAGTTCGGAAAAGGCATAGGGTTTGGTCAGATAGTCGTCGCCGCCGGCGCGCAGGCCGGTGACGCGGTCGTCGACTTCGCCCAGCGCCGACAGGATCAGCACCGGCGTGGTGTTGCCGCGGGAGCGCAGGGCTGCGATCACCGACAGGCCGTCGCGGCGCGGCATCATGCGATCGATCACCATGACGTCATAGTCGCCGGCATCGGCCAGCGCGAAGCCGGTCTCGCCGTCGCCGGCGACATGGGCGGTATGGCCGGCCTCGGCGAAGGCCTTCTGCAGATAGTCCGCCGCCTCGCGATCGTCTTCCATGACCAGAATCTTCATGGAGCCGTTATACGCGATTTCACTTGAAGGTTGAGGGGCAGCCATTGCACTGAGCCCTTTTGGCCGTCGTCGTCCTGAGCGGCGCCACGACATGCTCTTTGTCTCGCATGTCGTTATCCCAAAACCGGTTTCCACTTTTGGGCGACGTGCTTTGTTAAAGCGGCAGCGGGGATGGGAACCCGCTGCCGCCAGGAGCGAAACACGGTGACTGACTAACGTGTTCGGCCCCATGTTTTCCCGGCGATGGCTCGGGGGTGTTGATCCACCACAGGGAAAAGCCGCTTAGAGCGCCGCGCATCTCCTTGGGCGCGCAGCGCCCTAACATTTTGAAGCGATCAGCCTTTGCCGACCGGCAGCGCGACGAAGCGGTTCGAGTCGTCGCGGGTGATCTGCATCAGCACAGCCTTGCGGCCCGCCTTGGCGGCGTCCGCCATTGCCTTGGAGACGTCGTCGGTGCCATTCACCTCGACCGAATTGATCGAGGTGATGGTGTCGCCGGGCTGGATGCCGCGGTCGGCGGCGTCGCTGTCGGGATCGACATCGGTGACCACCAGGCCCTTGCCATTTTCCGACTTAGTGACGGTGAGGCCGAGATCGGCGAGCGTGTCGGCCTTGGCCGGTGCGGCTGGCTTGCTGTCGTTGTTCGAGGCCTGCTTGTCGCTCGACGGCAGCGTGCCGAGGTCGACCTTGACGGTTTCGGTCTTGCCGTCGCGCAGCACGGTGACATCGACCGACTTGCCCGGCGGGTAGGCGCCGATCAGGCGGGCGAGTTCCTTCGGCGAGGCAACGTCCTTGCCGTCGACCTGGGTGATCACGTCGCCGGCGGCGATGCCGGCCTTCTTGCCGGGACCGGCATCCTGGGCGCTCGAAACCAGCGCGCCCTTTTCCGACTTCAGGCCGAGCGACTCGGCAATGTCGGAGGTGACCGGCTGGATCTCGACGCCGAGCCAGCCGCGCTGCACGGAGCCGTTCTTCATCAGGTCTTCGACGACCTGCCTGGCGGTCGAGGCCGGGATGTCGAAGGCGATGCCGACGCTGCCGCCCGAGGGCGAGAAGATGGCGGTGTTGATGCCGATCACCTGGCCGTTGAGATTGAAGCTCGGGCCGCCCGAATTGCCGCGGTTGACCGAAGCGTCGATCTGGATGAAGTCGTCGTACGGACCGGCGCCGATATCGCGGCCGCGGGCCGAGACGATGCCGGCAGTGACGGTGCCGCCGAGGCCGAACGGGTTGCCGACGGCGACGACCCAATCACCGATACGGATCTTGGAATCGTCGGCGAAGTCGACATAGGTGAACTTGCTGCCGCCGCCATCGACCTTCAGCACCGCGAGGTCGGTGCGCGGATCGGTGCCGATCAGCTTGGCGTCGAGCTCCTTGCCGTCATTGGTGACGACGCTGAAGTTCGAGCCTTCCGAGACGACGTGATTGTTGGTGACGAGGTAACCGTCCTCGGAGATGAAGAAGCCGGAGCCTTGCGCGACCGGGCGCGGCTCGCCATTGCCGCGGTTGCGATGGCCGAAGGGCCGCATGCCGAACTGCTGGCCGCCCTGGTCGCCGAAGCCGCGGAACTCCTTGAAGAAGCGGCGCAGCTGCGGATTGTCGGGCAAATTGTCGAAGCCGTCCTGGTCATCGGAACCGTCATCGGCGGTCGGCTGGATCTTGGCCTTGACCTTGACGCTGACGACCGCCGGCGAGACGCGCTCGACGACATCGGCGAAGCTCGGTACCTGCGGAGCCTGGACGCGCACCGCATCGGCCAGCACGGGGGCGGTGCCGGTAGCGAGCGCGCCCGCGCCAACCGCGCCGACAACAGCCAGGGAGGCGACGGCCGCCAACAGGCGCTTGCGGGTACGGGAATATGAATCGGGGGCAATGTTCATGGGGTCTCTTATCCTCTTTAGAGTGGATGCGCTCAGGCGAAGCATCCTCGGGCAAGAGGATTAGAGAGCCGCACATTACGGCGCCATTTCCGATACATGAAAGTTTTGTAATGTTGAGGAGCGGCAGGGATGCATTGGGATCACGAGGTTCAAAATGACCAAAGGCCGTACGATGCGAATTCGAGTCTCAATCGATTCGGAGACTAAGATGATCGAAGGCATCAAGCGCGGGATAGCCGATGCAAAGGCGGGCCGTGTTGTGCCTCACGAAGTTGCGATGGTGGAAATCGACGCTGTGATCGAGGCCGTGGAAGCCGAGCGTAAAGACAAGGGATGAGGTATGCCGCGCTCTGAGGCTTGGCGGACGCACCCGCGACGTCGTCATCCCAGGGCAAAGCAGGAGCGAAGCTCCGTCGCGGAGACCCTGGGATCCATTCCGTTACCTCGCGCGAGGGGTGCCACGGAGCAGAATTCTGGACGGCCGCGACGCCTCGAAGTCACGGAATGGATCCTCGGGTCTGCGCCGCGTCGCTTCGCTCCTTGCTTCGCCCGTGGATGACGAGACGACGGCGCAGGCGTTTCGACTAACCTCCGCATTGCTCACTTCGTGCCCTAATCCCGCAGCATCTTGTCCAGCGCCGCCTGTTCCTCGGCGTTCAGGGGGCTATCGGGCGCGGCGCGGCGCGAGCGGGCACTGATGACGATGAAGGCTCCGCCGACGAGCAGCAGAAGCACCGGCGTGCCCCACAAAAGCGCGTTGCGCAGGCTGAAGCGTGGCTTCAACAGCACGAATTCGCCGTAACGCGAAACGATGTAATCCATCACCTGCTGGTCGGTATCGCCGGCAACGAGGCGCTGGCGCACCAGGACGCGCAGGTCGCGG is drawn from Mesorhizobium sp. B1-1-8 and contains these coding sequences:
- a CDS encoding cytochrome c-type biogenesis protein CcmH, giving the protein MKARFSLASLVLLLALLFAGVAQAVKPDEVLQDPALEARARALSEGLRCMVCQNQSIDESDADLARDLRVLVRQRLVAGDTDQQVMDYIVSRYGEFVLLKPRFSLRNALLWGTPVLLLLVGGAFIVISARSRRAAPDSPLNAEEQAALDKMLRD
- a CDS encoding sensor histidine kinase, yielding MALSLPAIMKTTAARLSALYLLLFALCAVLLVLYMTSLSARMLTAQTQETINDEVLGLARAYQRGGLPVLVRVVEARSRQPGANLYLIADANGQILTGNVQSLEPGVIETEGWTTEPFSYQRFGEGELDRLRSGGSDQSAPPANEGNTPQSTGEKGHNAIALVLRLPNQMIMLVGRDLGEPERFRAVISRALTLALGMMGLGGILIWFFVGRAALKRIDSVSDASRRIMGGDLSGRLPVTGAGDEFDRLSENLNSMLARIAMLNEGLKQVSDNIAHDLKTPLTRLRNRAEATLAGRHKTEDYRQALEGTIAESDQLIKTFNAILMISRLEAGYSSEQTGPVDLAATVSDVAELYEPVAEEAGVALETTVAEALTINGNRELIGQALSNIVDNAIKYSTDAAETPKVRVVLERAGNEIKLAVTDNGHGIPDDADRARATERFVRLEKSRSQPGSGLGLSLAKAIMTFHNGRLDLLPANPGLSVVMSFPARETH
- a CDS encoding Do family serine endopeptidase; amino-acid sequence: MNIAPDSYSRTRKRLLAAVASLAVVGAVGAGALATGTAPVLADAVRVQAPQVPSFADVVERVSPAVVSVKVKAKIQPTADDGSDDQDGFDNLPDNPQLRRFFKEFRGFGDQGGQQFGMRPFGHRNRGNGEPRPVAQGSGFFISEDGYLVTNNHVVSEGSNFSVVTNDGKELDAKLIGTDPRTDLAVLKVDGGGSKFTYVDFADDSKIRIGDWVVAVGNPFGLGGTVTAGIVSARGRDIGAGPYDDFIQIDASVNRGNSGGPSFNLNGQVIGINTAIFSPSGGSVGIAFDIPASTARQVVEDLMKNGSVQRGWLGVEIQPVTSDIAESLGLKSEKGALVSSAQDAGPGKKAGIAAGDVITQVDGKDVASPKELARLIGAYPPGKSVDVTVLRDGKTETVKVDLGTLPSSDKQASNNDSKPAAPAKADTLADLGLTVTKSENGKGLVVTDVDPDSDAADRGIQPGDTITSINSVEVNGTDDVSKAMADAAKAGRKAVLMQITRDDSNRFVALPVGKG
- a CDS encoding response regulator transcription factor yields the protein MKILVMEDDREAADYLQKAFAEAGHTAHVAGDGETGFALADAGDYDVMVIDRMMPRRDGLSVIAALRSRGNTTPVLILSALGEVDDRVTGLRAGGDDYLTKPYAFSELLARVEVLNRRAGARESETVYRVGDLELDRLSHSVKRAGRDITLQPREFRLLEYLMRHAGQVVTRTMLLENVWDYHFDPQTNVIDVHVSRLRGKIEKGFDKPILHTIRGAGYMLKGG